The Bombus vancouverensis nearcticus chromosome 7, iyBomVanc1_principal, whole genome shotgun sequence region CGGAAGGACGTGCGGAAGGACGAGCAGGTATACATTAGACGATTACCTCAGATCAGATAAAATTGCTCTTTACCGGCTGATTTCCGTTCAGAGGATGACAAGACTCGTTGTACCTTTTAGTGGCAACAGGAAGTAGGGATAAAGGCGTCGCAATAAAAAGGAGTGATCGTTTAGAATCTCCTGACGCGATAATCGCTAACGATTGTTCGAATAatcgaagaagaaaattatCTGTGAAAACTTGAGAAAAGTTGTGGAGGAAAAATCGAAAGCACGGATTTCGATCACCGAAAGGAATAATTGGCGCGAATATTCTAGCGAGGAGGAATGGTTACATGTCTCAAGGGTATTTACTCTCATACGGTGTTGTAGTCTAGGCGGGTTGATTAATCGGGTGCAAAGTTAAACGAGCATCGTGTCGAGGCAAGGAACGAACAACGAGATTCCTCGACAAtggaaagaagagagagaaagaaaaaaattcatcgtaaaattgatacatCCACGCCAAGAGGCGATAGTCGCGAAAACACTGCACCATCGCATCAGTCTGGCATTTCTTATCGAACGACTCGTCACTCTTCGCGCTTTTTGTTGCTCCGATGGGAAAACAGAGAACAACCGTTCACGGCTAATATTTCTTTACGTAAATCGGTAAGCGCCGATTCAAAAACCTTCTtcgtatatacattttcagtcTACTGTTGCGAAGATATTTACCAGAAAAACGTAATTGTATACGAGGTGtacgtatatttaaatttccaatccGGTCGCTGCAATAAGGACGTTCGATCGcaaatttttcgtttggttTACTCGCAAAGAACGGTATCGTTCGAGGTGTTGTTCTCATTGGAAATTTCATGCACACGCCGATGTATGGCGAAAAAATTGCGATTCGAACGGCGGTAACGGTAGAGCCGCGTAGCGTGCAGGGGCcgtagaaaataaattgaatcGCTTGCCAGCTTTAAAAGATAGTAAATTGTTTCATCCGGTTCAATTGACACCCCCGCTATACCTAGTCCGTCGCGAATGAATCGCCGAACGATCGTGCCAAGTCTCAGGTCTCTGCTACCGTTTCGGATAAGCGCGCTTGTTACACCTTTTGCACCTGTACGTTACGCGTTTCCGGTACACAGGTGCGCGTCCGGTTTTTAATGGAAACGAAAGCAAatcgtaaaaaaaagaaagcgagGAAAGAAGGGTGTAACGTGCTCGTCGAATCTACTAGATCGAGGGTGGCGAACAATTCCAGCGCCGATAACAAGGGTGTGAAGCCAAGCGTGCCACTATGGGAATTTTTGAGAATCAACTAGTTTCTATGCGTACCTGGTCGACTGGACGATcgtatttattcaaatatatcgTGTATCACCTGTTTGTCCATGAATTTAAATCATCGCGATCTGTCGACAActgcgaaatattttgcatattacgtTAAGAGTCATTATGAGAATATTGTCCTCCTTAATTAGGGTGTCCCGTGTGACTTAAAATATTTGGCCATTAACTCGTAACAGCTCGTATAATACGATATcacgtagaaaataaaaaacacgCAGAATTAAAGACATATTTTAACGTACGTCTGTTgagaattgaaaaaaaagaaaacggcgAGTAAAATGTTTTAACTAAGGTTACCAACTTGCAACGGCAGCAGTCGATTAAACTTTCCCTTGTTCGTTTCAGAATCGAACGGACGACTCGAGCTCGGAGGTGGGATGTGGCATACGATGCAAGATCGACCAGGTAAGCGAACGAATATATTTCCATCCTGCGTCAAACAGATTTATAAATCGGTCCAGTATTCAGTCTCGTAGTACGATCGGAGAACAGTCCTAATTCGAACGATTCGTGAGAAGAAATTCGTATTTCCGTGACTCTTCTCCCGACTCTAATTCCTTTTAAATAGTTCTGCAACCTTAAGTCCGAACGATGATAATTCTCGCGTCGGTTGCGCCACAAATTTAAAGTTCGTCGGGGAGCATCGTCGAACGTTTATTAACATAGGCGAACATCGGAGACGAAAATAAAGGGACGCCGGTCCCCTGGCACAATGAAAGTACTTCCGCTGCCGTCCCCGGGGTGCCTGTTCACTGGCTGGCTAGTAAAGAGACGGTAAACGGCAAATAAAAACAAAGTCAGGTCCTTCGTCTCCCTTTCTCGTTCTCCTCTCTTCTGTAGGCTGTTGCTCCGCTATTCGGACGTTACCAGCGTAGCCAAAAGCAATGAATGGATGAACGTGTACACGTATTACGCGTACGAATGAAAGAATGGCCGGGCTCGTACGGCTTCGTGACTTTAAATTGGATCGCGTACAAGTGCGGCCTATGGCGGATGTCGCCAAATTGCCGTGTGACTCCGGATTCGCTCTCTCTGCTTGCTTGTCTCTTTCCGCTCCTCTGGGCCTCTCTGTCTCCCGTTTCACCCAGTTGCGGAAGCGCCAGCGGAGAAAGCCGCGAAAAACCGCCGCTACGATCATGCTCGTTAACGTTGAATCGTACTTTGCGTACGAGGTTCAGAGGACTAAGCGAGAGTCTAAGAAAGTTCTTGGAAAAAAGGAACGAATTAACCAGACTTGGAAttcagagaggatcgttagcaCGTTCCAAAGAGTACAAAGGGAAAACGAGGGACAAGGGACGAGACGGAGAAAGGATCCCCGCGGTGGCCGGAAGGATATCCAGCAACGCGTGTCTCCAGGGTAGGAAACGAGAACCGCAATTAATGCGACGAAAAGGACAAAAGGCTCAGCGATACACTTAATTATCGCGAGCCACCGAAAAAAGGATAAAGAGGAACGCTGTCATTAAGTTACGACCGCTTCTTCCAGTGCGCGCTCCTGTCACGAACACGATTTGTATTTACGTTCCGTCTATGGTACACGGTGATCAACCGCGTGCATTTTTTAAACAACTTTGTGACACGAGGTTGCGTGCTGGTTGAAAAGCCTCGAATACCACGGGCCGGTACGTGAATTGCGctcgaaacgatttccttcCTCGCCTCGTTTCACGGTTCGTACGTTCCAGTAACGCGCACGAATAACGGTTAGCTTGCGGCTGACACCATTCAAAAGGAAGATGCTCTACTTTTTGCTAAACGCAACCCTAATTGCCTTTCTCGGTTAATCCAGCTATTTTACCCGTCGCTCGTCGCTAAACTCTGTCTCGTTTTGCTGACGTCTGATCaccatttttctctcttttttttttttttttttttttttagtaatatCACAGAAAGGAATGGACGTGACAGATTACGGATATGAATTTTTACGATGTAATTTTGATCGAACAAAATCGTGTAAGCCTGGCTCGGCTTTGGTGCTTCTTCCGGTAATTTCATGGTTCGATGGCGGTGAACCGATACCTCTGGAATTTCTTTTGTACCAAACGTTCTAccgtgtacatatgtatatattatgagGATATGTGCATAATGCGAAGAATATATATGCCATGCATTGGTCAGGACAATCAAGGGAACGTAATTACGAGTAGCTTTATCGCGTCAACCAATGAAACAGAAGTAAGCCTGTTACTCGTGCGACAGTGTAGTAAAAGTTGCCATTGAGATGATTAAAAAACGTATTAACGTACAGACACGAGTAACGGATATAGAGGTGAAGGTAAAACGGCAAACTATCCTCCAATTATGTCAAACGGCGTATAAAATATTCTGTGCGTGGTCATAAGTCTCGAGTGCATAAACGAGAGCAAAGTATACACGTAAAAGCTTGTCAAGCTTCTCGTTTAAAATGAATCTGGCACTCTGACTTTACCCATTCGAGTGTGTTTGTGTAAAGTGGCAGACCACCAGCATCGAGGTCTCCGTGACAAATTGCATCTACTTGACATTAGCTACCAGAAGTTATTGTATTTCATGCTTCTCACAAACTTCCTACGTCTTTCCTCGTATTTACTAATAAACAGTTGAAACCATCTAAGGTTCCTTGCGTCCGTTTTTGAGACCTGGAAAACGAACGAATCTGCAGTCTAATTTGTGCGATCAGATATCATCCATTGGAGGCTTCAGATTTTTTAAGCCTTGTTGTTGTCGTGCGAGCACAGAGCGCAATCAGTGAACGATGGCTCGAACGAAACGAGGAGAGAACGGATAGATCCTCGTTCGTGGTAGGATGAAGATCTACGATCTACGGGGAGCCGAGTAGAGCGAGGGCCAGACTGGGGCGTAATGTGTGTTGAGGTTTTAATGAGGAAGTGAGAAATTAGCGGGCGCAGCGTCGAGCCGCTGTGCTTCGGTTGTTTTCCACTGTCTGATAGTTTTGTCAACCCCTATTTACGGCACAGCCACGAAACCGAGAAgattacgatcgtttaacgCGGCGAGTCGAATTTGAGCGTGGCCAGTCGAATAGAATCGGAGGACGAGTGGAATAGAATCGGGGAACGAGTCGAAGGAACGTTGATGTTTCGTGCGAACTAATTGAAAAAGGGGGATCGTAGCCGATATGGGCTGGAAGTGATAGAACGTCACGAGAAATATGATTAATTAAGACGTTAAAAATTATCGTCGTCTAAGGTCGTTAGAGTGGTCGCTTTGACTATCGTGCATTGCCAAGATAAACGCTCGTTCGACGCATCTTGCGCGCGccttctatttcttctttttctacgtcttattttcctttctctttggTTCAAACTGATAAAAACGACAGTCGTATTTTTAACTCGAAAGTTTCTCCAAATAATTCCCTCGAAACGAACGATGCGTTCCGTATCTGACACATCGATTCACCCTGAATGCGGACGATGGACGTTTTATCGCGCGATCTCGCTGCGATCGCGCCACTCTCTTTGTTTTCCTGTTAAGAACAACAAAGACGGACGTGTGATCGCAGCGGGATCGCGCGACAAAGTATCGCTCGTCTGCATTCAGGGTTCTTTGCGACGATCGTTGTAAGAAATCGCACGAGTGTCGCGCTTACTTGCAACTCGTCAAAGTCACGAAACCGCCACCAAATGTTTATTAATAACTTATCTATCTAGCGTCGGAGGTCCCTTTCCTTCTAGAATTTTTAAACTATTTGACCTTTGTGATATCCTCTAATATGTATTTATTCTATACGTATTCGTatagaataatttattcagcAGACACGTGAACGagatttaattttctaaatttttactGTTACTGGTTTTTTTAAACTCTCGTAGATTAAGCTGACAGAAGTTAAAGTACCAAACTACGCAAGATCAAAGTAATATCCGATGCtattttttaattagaatttcCCAAGTTGCACGagtgataaataaaaaaaaaaaaaaagaatacagCGTTCTTTCTACTAAAAAGCAAGTACGTAATACAAGACGAATTTACGTCGAAGCTTGAAGCTTATGATAACGCAGGTGCACCGCTAATCTCGTCGAATTAAGTCTTTGCATGGCGAGCTGATTATTCTAAAATGTCGAGAGGGGTATCATTTATGTGCGGCGCCTCTCCAACGCGGCCGAGTGTCGATCAGCCTGACAATTGGTAAATGGCTCTCTTGTATCTCGGGATACGATGTTGAAATAACGATTTTACTAGGCGCAGCTGTCCACGAACGTTGCAACTACCGTAACAACCATCATTCTAACCAGCCTCTCGTTTTTCATCGAGGACGAGATTAAACGTCAATTATCGCCTGTTATCTGGCGAAATTAGAAATTGGAACAGGAAACGCGGCTGGTATACACAGAACCGACATACCGGAGGACGATACTTGAAGGAAGGAAAAACGAGTTacagacgacgacgacgacgaaagcTTCCAGTCTAGACGTAACTATTACAAACTTGTTCTTCCTCGAGTCCTTGAGGTCATCGAGCACGCTGTATCTCGTATATTTACGTTTCGTCGAAGCACGAATTATTTCAAGATGTGCTCGAAGAAATATTTCAAGATATTTCTCGTTCTCGGTTCGTTCGTTCGACCAACGATCCACGATACTCGACGCTTTCTCGGACAACCAAAAATAACTCTCTTTCGGACAATCAAAGATTTTTGATATCTCTTGGGAcgctaaaaaaatttttaacgtTTTTTCGGATGACCATCGATCCCATCGGAATTCAACGACGAGACGACTTGATTTATTATTGAGTAAGATCGTAACAGGACGGGTTAATAACCAAGTCAAAGCAATAACGCAATTTTCTGAACGATAACATTGCTGATCTTATGACATGTTTAtcggtaaaagaaaaaaagactaGACCGGAGGATCGTATCAGGCGCCTCAGCGAACAAGTTCCGTACAATTGCGAACGATCACGATCTCCATGGTAAACAAACACATGCGCGCGTGTTCGTAGTTCTCGTACGTTCTCTTCCTTGTCCACTTCTTCTTACTTCGACTGGCTTGTCGCCGACAAATACCCACATCCTCTCGCGCAGAAAGTTAATGCGTTAAACTTCGGTTCGCAAATCCATGCTCGGCACGAACCGACCGGGCCCGTCTTATGAACGTGGGCGTTACTTGAGGCACGTGCCTCGTACTTACGTTCATCTTTCGAATACAGCTCCAGTTACTTCAATGCCAAAATGACGCAGCGTGCCACGTTTCTTTACCGCCACTGATCGTCTCGATTCGATCGTTCCGCCGTTCGAAGAATCGAATCGAGGTACCGATTAAGGACAAACGAGCGCGTGTTGTCTACTTCGATTTGCATAAACACGCTGCACACGCTCCACTACCGATAATAAGACGAAACTGTTGTATATACGAATACTTGATGAATTCGTGTCTTTACCATGAACTTGTAAACTTGTACCGTAAGCCTGTAAACTCGTTCGACcgtaatatattttgtacaattaGAAACGGGATAGTATACAATCAGACACGTAACGAACATCGTCTAACGTAGTATCACGCGTATATTTTCCGTCTGTTTCAGTGCACAAAAGGCTGCGGAGCGTGGCAACGAGCACTCGACACGAGCTGTCAAGCCGTCTGCGTCAGTACATATTAAGACATTATTACTTCTAATTTTAACGTTAAatgtcgtttttctttttccttttttttttttttttttttgtcattacACGGAGCGTAACATTTTACCAAATCTAACGTCAGCTGTATCGTTTTGTAGAATGGAACGCAAGAATTGCTACCACCCAAAGAATTGTACTGTGTCCTGGGTTGTCACGACGCGCTGAACCGTTACTTTCAACAACTAAAAGGTAATATGCACTTCGCTGACGACGAAGTTGACGCGACGAACGCTGTTTCAAGTTGTTTCGCGTAACGAGCCTCCGCTGTAGCGTACAGTTCTCTGTATCTCCAAAGATACGCTTCGCTGTTAAATCAACGGTATTCCGTAATCGGTTCGATTAAAAGTTGGCGAATTCCTTGGCGTAACGATCCATCGTGGCTATTTTCAGCGACTCTTCCGCGTACAAATCGAAATTGCTGGTGTCTTCCGGCGCCGAGCATTCCGGTATGAAACTAGGCTGTATCTTCTGATGATATATCTGATTCCAATCGGTCGATTGAAACCACCTGTGTCCTTTTATATCCATAGATCCACCTTTCAGATTTCCGTATCTCCTAGTCAGATCCACTTGCAGTATGTTTTTCAATATATCCCTCAGCTCTCCGCCAAAATGATGAGCGAACTTGTACTTACCAGAGACGATCTTCTCGTATATTTTCATCGGGTCTCGCGAATAAAACGGCGGATATCCAGCGTTCATTTCGTAGATCAAAACACCGAAGCTCCACCAATCCACGGATTTACCGTATCCTTTCGATAAGATTACTTCTGGTGCGAGATATTCAGGCGTACCGCACAAAGTCCACGTTCTACCGTCGATCATCTTACAGAAGCCAAAGTCTGTCACTCGGATGTAGCCGGTGTTTTGAATTAAAATGTTCTCCGGCTTCAAGTCTCTGTAAACGAGGCTGCAGTGATGAAGATATTCCAGCGCGAGAGCAACTTGCGCGGCGTAGAATCGCGCCAGAGATTCGTCGAACTTCCCCATTCGTCTTAGGTGCGTGAACATTTCGCCACCGTTGATAAACGGTAACACCATGTATACGTAGGAATTGTCTTTGAAACAGTACTCCATATAGACGACAAAGGGGAACCTCACGCACTGTAGTATCCTTTTCTCGTTGTACGTATGCTCGACTTGCTTCATCTTCACGATTTTTGCTTTCTCTAAGATCTTCATGGCGTAGTACGTGGACGTTGGTTTATATTTCACGAGTATGACACGGCCGAAGGCGCCGGTACCCACGGTCCGAAATTGATCGAAATCTTCTAGTTTGACATTGTCGGTTTTGTTAATCTTCCATCTTTCCAAGAAAGCTGTCTTCAGTTCGTCCAGTATCTTTTTGTACTCTGTGAAAGCTCGTTGCCGTTCCGGATTCATCGCGTAAGCTACGGTGCGCTTCGGAATTAAAATATTCGCAGATCTCCGTATACGAAAACGTTCTGACAGATAAATAACGGCGGTTATGGCAGTTCCGCTATACGATTGACGTTCGCGAGCGGAGGAGACCCTTTGCAACGTTGCCTTCGCGATCGACTTTTGTCGATTTTTCACGCGATTCTCGTAACCAGACCGCGGATATTTATTGCGCAGATTATATTTCTACGAATGCAATTAAGAAGATGGAAATCGGCTAGAACAACGTTTTAACTACTATGTATTACACGGAGTACCGTGTTTGTAatgttttctatatttttacgtATCGCGCGCAACCTGTACAccttttactttcaaatttccCACAAACGTATCAAGATCGGCGGTCTACTCATAACCAAATAAATCTTCTACTCCGTAACGCGTATTGATACCTATCGATGTTCGTTATCAGCGGAAATAGGTATTCCATCGGCGCCAGCTTTGGTAGCGGACTCGCTAACCGCAACTTCCCTACGACTCGAATGGAAAGGAATAGACATCGAAAGACGCGGCGGAGGCATATCGTACTTAGTGCAATGGAGGTACGAGGAACTGGCTGAGACCTGGCAATATTGTAGAAATCAATCGTGGGGAGAGGACGATCAGATTTTAGTCGAAAATTTGCAACCTTACACGAAATATAGGGTacgtttttaaatttaattatatttatttaaatgtcGCGGGTTGTCGTCGTTGTTTCCTTTCGTAAATGTTATATCATCACTTGGCCATTTTAATTGCAGTTTCGCGTAGCGTTACTGTTAAAATCGTCTCAACACAATCCGGAGCCTATCGTTTCCGCTCCGAGCGTCGTGATACGAACGTTGGCTGCCGGTTTACCAACCTCAGCACCGGTAATTGTAAGAGCGGTAGCGGTAGACAGCTGCCGCGCCTCTGTGTCTTGGGAACCGGGCCCTTTCCCGAATGGGCCACTTTTGTCTTATGTCCTGCGTCTGCAAGGGGCTGATCACTCCCAGCTTAAGGTATACGCCACGCCAGAACTTCAATAACGTTCCATACAATTAGTTTCTTTCCTTGCAATTAGTTTCTTCGATACAGTTATCTTCATTTTCGCGAAACGTATCGTTCTACGCGAATACGTTTCCAAACCCTCGACTGTTCTGTCTAAGCTATCGTCGCTATTTACCGGCATTCGTCGACACGACGTTCGTCGATGTAAAGCCGATTGCGCTTTTCCTATTCTCTCTAACTTTAGTAGTAAACACCACTGTGCGAGTAAATAGCAACTGGTTCTGCAAGACTGCCTACCTTTTCCCACAAatagtatacatatatttatacgtacatGGACAGGTAAAAATTGCGAAGCAAATAATATGCTCGGGACAAATGCACGGCTTCTTTGATCGTTAAGATCGTTAGAAAAACGCTGGCACGATTAACGCTGATTAGATAAACGAGCTTTCAAAAATTTACGTCCGCGAGTTTAAGCGATGCATGCTTGACCTATCGGTTCGTTCATCTTTGATCCCGCTAACATCAGCTTCTTAGCTTGTAAGAACCAGATCTCACGAAATACGTTTCTGGCATGGCGTTTCTTTCCTATTCGCATAACGATTATCCAGCGAGGGTTCGAAAGGGATAGATACTCTAACAGTCCAGTTACATACGTTTTACGATTAACCTACAGGATATACCAGCCTCCGAAAACACGGACCACTACATGTTCCAAAATCTCGAGCCTAATAAGAATTATTCCATTAGCGTGACCATGAGGAACGGGGTTGGAGAGGGACCACCTGCGGTAACTTGCGTCATGACCACTCCAGAACCGGCTGGTACGTATCAGTACCAgatggaaattaaaatttcagCAAGTTTTTCAAACGATGCGAACATTAACGAGATTCGTGACGTTACAGTGAAAGACACGCAACAACCTATTTTAATTCTCGGAGGTCAGCACGTGGTTATGAAACAAGATGCGGACATGTTGGACGATCCTAGCGTGGTTTACGAAAATACGAGCACGATTCGAGGAGTGGCGATTCACGTGGCTTCCGCTCGGCTCTTCATTTCCGATTCATTAGGATACGTGTACAGAACGTCCAtcacgaaacgaacgaaaccaACGGTGATACTCAGCCCGAGCCAGGCGAACTTTAAACCTCTGAGTTTATCGGTCGATTGGCTGAACCTTCACTTGTACATTCTGGGCGAGGTGAAACACGCGACAACGGTTTGGCAGATTGCTAGATGCAATCTGGACGGAAGAGGTTTGACAGTGGCCGTGGCTGGCTTCTTGACGCGACCCACGCACATCGAGGTAGACCCGTACAATGGTTACTTATTCTGGGTCACCAGGGGCGGTTTGTACCGATTGGATCTGGCTGACATAAGCAACGGAGTGAAGCACGAGGTACGTTTCGTATGTAAGACGCCTGAAAGGCTGGCTAAGATATCGCTGGTCTACATCAAACTGTAAAATATAATAGCAGAAAATATACCACGGAATAATCGCGTCGCGTTTCAACAGTTTTGAACTCGGGCATTTTACGGACCAAAAGCTTACGCCAAAAACTTAAATTCATCCTCGATAACCTTGCACGGATTTTTACAGGTTCAGCCATATTTAATTCTAGAAGACGCTAATTTAGGAGCGTTCACCGTCGATCACACCAACTTCCGTCTTCTCGTTCCTCATCACATCCAAAATACTGTAATATCCGTCTCTCTGGATGGTCGTGAAGTTATAAATCTTCGCGCCAACACGCAGCAACCAAGATTCAAGAACGTGGTCTCGTTAGCCATGGCGAACGGCTTGTTTTATTGGACGAACGGGGAAGAGGTATTGATAGAGGGATATCACTCGGGACAAAACAGATATTTTCACAATGCTTACCCCGATAGGTGAGAATGTTGCTTCCTATTCAACCAGGCTGGAGATCTATGCGCAGATGCTTCGATAAAAGCGTTCTTTTCAGGTCGAACGGTTCGTTTGTCAGTGTCAATGTACTTATGGACGCGAGCCAACCAGTTCCTGTCCCCGTGAATCCTCCTACGGGCGTGCAAGCTGTCCTTGGTGTGGAGAGGGCGAAAGTTTCTTGGCAGGCGCCTCATTTATTGGGCGGCCAGGGCAAAGGAGCCTGGCAAAATTGGTCTTACGAATTGGAGATCAAAGACGAATCTACCGGAGAGACGATACATCAGAAGGATATCGCTGGATCGTCTCATACCGTGCACAATCTTCGAGAGAAATCAGAGTACTCGATTAAGGCGGCGGCTTACACGAGCGCTGGCAGAGGTCCCTGGTCAACCGAGTTCAGGGGTCGAACCTTGAGGTAAATCACGATTAGATGTACTTACAGGAAATCTCGATAGGTGCAAAAATCCATTTACGTATTTGTGAAAAAtcaaaaagtataaaaatgcGGAAATACGTAAAATAAGAAATTCGACAGTCTTTATAAATATTCGTAGTCTAATTACGAGTCTAATCGTCGATCGTTTCAAGAGGAATATCTCTGAGAATTAATTTGTACGACGTTTGATCAACCTTCTAGGGACGGATCACACGCATCCATTTTGTGGTCCGCAAACGAGGGTCTCCTAAGAAGCGACGTAACCGGAGAGAATATCGACACTTTGATCTATAAAGCGGGCTTGAAGGAGACAGAGGTTGATTATCACATCGTTGATGTCAGCTGGTACAAGGATATTCTGTACATCGTAGGAAACAATTCTGCGTTGTATCGGTACAATATTACGAGCCATCAAAAAACGAGGATGAATATCCACTCTGTCGGGAGCGTCGCTGTCGATTGGATATCGAAAAAATTGTACTGGGCTAATCCAAAGCAACAAATTGTAAATAAATGTTTCTTATACGTTCGATCGATTCTATTtacttaaaaatttatttcattctatGCTTTTCCCCTGTATTTTCTCTACAGATAACAAGAGCAAATTTGAATGGATCTCATCAAGAGCCCATGTCGATTCTGGCCATCGTTAAAGAATTAATGATCGATTCTTTGGAAGCGTACCTGTATTGGTCAACAGGCCACGCCGTTGAAGTGGCTCGTTTAAACGGACAAGACAGAAGATACTATCATTCGGATGAAATATTTAACGGGAAACAAGTGATGGGGTTAACGCTGGACACAGAGAA contains the following coding sequences:
- the LOC117157137 gene encoding cAMP-dependent protein kinase catalytic subunit 1; translated protein: MNPERQRAFTEYKKILDELKTAFLERWKINKTDNVKLEDFDQFRTVGTGAFGRVILVKYKPTSTYYAMKILEKAKIVKMKQVEHTYNEKRILQCVRFPFVVYMEYCFKDNSYVYMVLPFINGGEMFTHLRRMGKFDESLARFYAAQVALALEYLHHCSLVYRDLKPENILIQNTGYIRVTDFGFCKMIDGRTWTLCGTPEYLAPEVILSKGYGKSVDWWSFGVLIYEMNAGYPPFYSRDPMKIYEKIVSGKYKFAHHFGGELRDILKNILQVDLTRRYGNLKGGSMDIKGHRWFQSTDWNQIYHQKIQPSFIPECSAPEDTSNFDLYAEESLKIATMDRYAKEFANF